The Sporosarcina ureae genome includes a region encoding these proteins:
- a CDS encoding S-layer homology domain-containing protein, with protein sequence MNARNTYVWCLVFILCALSPLRVSANTSFTDVHDRYWAKDAIQWAADVGITSGYPNGTFKPEQPITEAQLVTMLVRFDLNSPNSFPVKKGEYKTMGNYRYLAKHHLPLRGLNSGSARNSAVQRAHAAKVFAAYHGKDLYAQEAVYYLYTHDLANGLTGKNDYQDFAPNRSLTRAEAVHIMHQMSKSIGRHIQGLSSSATGKDHAQYAKPPKFVEEDEIEFERPVQPSLPEIKPEQKVEIDIEKPTLTANGIDETFITFTFRDCNGELIPYEQELEFEVTSREGARIEVNPPIPELVNPNTPPINKPDPKPENEPKPEPDLPKEPEDDPDREFAESIASLESASSVAAAAMTWNQYVLSDGPEVTVKVIAPRTTTEKVDTITITPVSRVGNCSLPTATANITYVPRAEIQLDITDGVNSNKGTTFVTATLARPGGAVITDFNGYLKVDSLYSLPFDSSFVRFHNGQATTSFITPTALVKNEIIATAIANSSVTDSAVQSILEKRFSAPVSYAPPLTTDRTCTNQKPEIGFLIDSSGSMIRNDPQRYRVTETKEFIETLQADINIATHFTTSGMFLEKGTPTPVMDSLKGVKQSGGTSIANGLKMAFSKFLTSQPKTLILLTDGKSSKAPILTEVEKAKELGIKIYTIGLGKNLDTELLETIARDTRGKYFHIKENIELPLVYQSILQEINCGIPVDTCSLSASIFESPSVRLVNEDIRMNTELLTACGPIDKVIVRFSSKDGNVDYELTHRRQGIYMLNKKRYEIQDFLLNPNATFIAYDSSGKEIGQQKVQIEQ encoded by the coding sequence TTGAATGCACGCAATACGTATGTCTGGTGTTTAGTATTTATATTATGCGCCCTTTCTCCACTACGAGTTTCCGCTAACACTTCTTTTACAGACGTGCATGATCGCTACTGGGCTAAAGATGCGATTCAATGGGCAGCTGACGTCGGCATAACATCCGGTTATCCAAATGGAACATTCAAGCCCGAACAACCGATTACCGAAGCTCAACTTGTCACGATGCTTGTGCGCTTTGATCTCAACTCCCCCAACTCATTCCCTGTAAAGAAAGGGGAATATAAAACGATGGGAAATTACCGGTATTTAGCTAAACATCACCTGCCGCTGCGCGGACTCAACAGTGGTTCTGCCAGAAACTCGGCTGTACAACGAGCGCACGCAGCAAAGGTTTTTGCTGCATATCATGGGAAAGATCTGTATGCACAGGAAGCGGTCTACTATCTTTACACGCATGATCTGGCCAATGGATTGACAGGTAAAAATGATTATCAGGACTTTGCACCAAATAGAAGTCTTACACGTGCTGAAGCAGTTCATATCATGCACCAAATGTCTAAAAGTATAGGTCGTCATATTCAAGGCTTGTCATCTAGTGCAACCGGTAAGGATCATGCACAATATGCAAAACCTCCGAAGTTTGTAGAGGAAGATGAAATAGAATTCGAGCGTCCAGTTCAACCTTCCCTACCAGAAATCAAACCCGAACAGAAAGTCGAAATAGATATAGAAAAACCAACATTAACTGCTAATGGGATTGATGAAACGTTCATCACATTTACCTTTCGTGATTGTAACGGAGAGCTCATTCCTTATGAACAAGAATTGGAATTCGAAGTAACTTCTAGGGAAGGAGCGAGGATTGAAGTAAACCCTCCTATACCTGAGCTAGTTAATCCGAACACTCCACCTATAAATAAGCCAGATCCAAAACCTGAAAACGAACCTAAACCAGAGCCCGATCTTCCTAAAGAGCCAGAAGATGATCCTGATCGCGAATTTGCGGAAAGTATCGCTTCACTTGAATCTGCTTCCTCTGTGGCGGCCGCTGCAATGACTTGGAATCAGTATGTACTCTCTGACGGCCCAGAAGTAACTGTAAAAGTGATTGCTCCTCGTACAACAACTGAAAAAGTTGATACAATCACTATTACACCTGTAAGTAGAGTAGGAAATTGCTCACTTCCGACTGCAACTGCCAATATAACGTATGTCCCCAGAGCGGAAATTCAGTTAGACATTACTGATGGAGTCAACAGTAACAAAGGAACAACTTTCGTTACCGCTACACTAGCACGTCCGGGTGGTGCAGTAATCACGGATTTTAATGGCTATTTAAAAGTAGATTCTTTATATAGTCTTCCTTTTGATTCATCTTTCGTAAGGTTTCATAATGGTCAGGCTACGACTTCTTTCATTACTCCCACTGCATTAGTGAAGAATGAAATCATTGCTACCGCGATAGCAAATTCTTCGGTAACTGACAGTGCCGTGCAATCTATACTAGAAAAAAGATTTAGTGCACCCGTTTCTTATGCACCGCCACTAACAACAGATAGGACCTGTACAAATCAAAAGCCTGAAATCGGTTTTCTAATAGATTCTTCGGGCAGTATGATACGTAACGATCCTCAGCGATATCGCGTGACTGAAACAAAAGAGTTTATTGAGACACTACAAGCGGATATAAATATTGCCACTCACTTCACTACTAGTGGTATGTTTTTAGAGAAAGGAACACCTACTCCCGTTATGGACTCTTTAAAAGGAGTTAAACAAAGTGGTGGTACGAGTATTGCGAATGGATTAAAAATGGCTTTCAGTAAATTCTTGACCAGTCAGCCTAAAACACTGATTCTATTAACTGATGGCAAGTCTTCTAAAGCACCTATTTTGACAGAAGTAGAAAAAGCGAAAGAATTGGGTATCAAAATCTATACAATTGGACTTGGAAAGAATTTAGACACCGAGCTACTAGAAACAATAGCTAGAGATACCAGAGGAAAATACTTTCACATAAAAGAAAACATTGAATTACCACTCGTCTATCAATCCATCTTGCAAGAAATCAACTGTGGAATCCCGGTCGATACTTGTTCATTGAGTGCATCTATTTTCGAATCTCCATCCGTAAGACTAGTAAATGAAGATATCCGAATGAATACTGAACTGTTGACGGCTTGTGGTCCTATCGACAAAGTAATCGTCCGCTTCTCATCAAAAGATGGTAATGTAGATTATGAGCTCACACATAGAAGACAAGGTATTTATATGTTAAATAAAAAACGTTACGAAATCCAAGACTTCCTGCTGAATCCGAATGCGACATTCATAGCATACGACAGTTCGGGAAAAGAAATTGGACAGCAAAAAGTACAAATTGAACAATAA
- a CDS encoding FMN-binding glutamate synthase family protein, producing MNWLEGINLTTSLVVLIILAIPVSIGIFLYFFDRGQKQHAILRNYPILGRVRYIFEKAGPEVRQYLFNDDNSGKPFSREEYLHMVMPGKYLNSIIGFGSKRDYQEPGHYIRNAMFTKQNEEMRVANDNLLKTMRYEVDTDNLFSRKEHREEVTTLPWLLPEEDAIILGPNCEHPFVVRSLLGQSGMSYGALGDHAITALSKGIGMAQGAWMNTGEGGVSDHHLVGGADIIAQIGSGLFGFRTEDGQFDFDKVKEKAQIPQVKAFEIKLAQGAKMRGGHVEGEKVTEEIAAIRNVEPHTSINSPNRFNQFHDYPTLFSFIEDIRHVGGIPVGIKIVIGGKQDAEELASYMAETGMGPDFISLDGAEGGSGATYQDLADSVGLPIRSSLVLLDDALRKFDVRDRVKIIASGKIITPDKAAIALALGADLIQVARGFMISVGCIMAERCHTNTCPAGVATTDQSLQRALVVEEKKFRVTNYILTMREGLFRVAAAAGLDSPTKFERHHVIYKDEQGKIHSVD from the coding sequence ATGAATTGGTTAGAAGGTATTAATTTAACAACTTCATTAGTAGTGCTCATTATATTAGCTATTCCAGTCAGTATAGGGATTTTTCTATACTTTTTTGATCGAGGCCAGAAGCAGCACGCCATTTTACGTAACTATCCGATCTTAGGTAGAGTTCGCTACATATTTGAAAAGGCGGGTCCAGAGGTTAGGCAATACTTATTCAATGACGACAATAGCGGCAAGCCATTCAGCCGAGAAGAATACTTACACATGGTCATGCCGGGGAAGTACTTAAACAGTATCATTGGTTTTGGATCTAAACGAGACTACCAGGAACCTGGTCATTATATTCGTAACGCGATGTTCACGAAACAAAATGAGGAAATGCGTGTAGCTAATGATAATCTATTGAAAACTATGCGTTATGAAGTAGATACTGACAATTTATTCTCGCGTAAAGAGCATCGCGAAGAAGTGACGACATTGCCTTGGTTGTTACCTGAGGAAGATGCGATTATATTAGGACCGAATTGTGAGCATCCATTTGTCGTACGTAGCTTATTGGGGCAGTCGGGGATGAGTTATGGCGCACTCGGAGACCATGCAATTACTGCGCTATCTAAAGGTATCGGTATGGCCCAAGGTGCATGGATGAACACAGGTGAGGGTGGTGTGTCAGATCATCACTTAGTAGGTGGAGCAGATATTATTGCGCAGATTGGTTCGGGTTTATTTGGATTCCGTACAGAAGATGGTCAGTTTGATTTTGATAAAGTAAAAGAGAAAGCCCAAATACCACAGGTTAAAGCGTTTGAGATCAAGTTGGCTCAAGGAGCAAAAATGCGTGGAGGACACGTAGAAGGGGAGAAGGTTACAGAAGAAATTGCGGCTATACGAAATGTAGAACCTCATACTTCTATTAACAGCCCGAACCGTTTTAATCAGTTCCATGATTATCCAACATTGTTTTCGTTTATTGAGGACATCCGGCATGTCGGCGGTATTCCTGTAGGCATCAAAATAGTCATTGGTGGAAAGCAAGATGCTGAAGAGCTGGCATCGTATATGGCTGAGACTGGTATGGGTCCTGATTTTATCTCACTTGATGGAGCAGAAGGTGGATCAGGAGCTACGTATCAAGATTTAGCAGATAGTGTGGGCTTACCAATTCGTTCGTCTCTTGTCTTACTAGACGATGCGTTGCGTAAGTTTGATGTACGTGATCGAGTAAAAATCATTGCATCAGGAAAAATTATTACACCTGATAAAGCAGCAATTGCATTGGCTTTAGGTGCAGATTTGATACAAGTTGCACGTGGTTTCATGATTTCGGTAGGCTGCATTATGGCAGAACGATGCCATACGAATACATGTCCAGCGGGTGTCGCAACGACAGATCAAAGTTTACAGCGAGCACTTGTTGTAGAAGAAAAGAAATTCCGTGTAACCAATTATATTTTGACAATGAGAGAAGGATTATTCCGTGTGGCTGCAGCTGCAGGCTTAGATTCTCCAACAAAGTTTGAAAGACATCATGTAATCTATAAGGATGAGCAGGGGAAAATTCATTCCGTTGACTAA
- a CDS encoding C40 family peptidase — protein MKKFLSSILIASAMFVGFTGGTADAASKATAKSGIYITVHNANVRADAGTKHRRVFTLKKGTRVQLTHQKYAGKQLWYKVKINGKKGYVSSSLLKRSTGKAVAAAASTKGGGSGVVKTAMKLRGIPYRFGGTTTKGFDCSGFIQYSYKKNGKSIARTTTGQFKQSSKIKSPKPGDLVFFHNTYRKGISHVGIYVGNNKFVHAGGKKSEVVSLNNPYWKSKFNSFRRI, from the coding sequence ATGAAAAAGTTTTTATCTTCAATTTTAATAGCATCAGCCATGTTCGTCGGATTTACTGGCGGGACAGCCGATGCAGCAAGTAAAGCGACAGCTAAAAGCGGTATATACATAACAGTACATAATGCAAACGTTCGTGCAGATGCTGGAACAAAACATAGAAGAGTCTTTACATTAAAAAAAGGTACACGTGTTCAACTAACACATCAAAAATATGCAGGTAAACAATTGTGGTATAAAGTAAAGATTAATGGTAAAAAAGGATATGTTTCAAGTTCTCTATTAAAGAGATCTACAGGTAAAGCAGTAGCAGCAGCTGCCTCTACTAAAGGCGGAGGATCCGGTGTTGTGAAAACAGCCATGAAGTTACGCGGAATCCCATACCGTTTCGGTGGCACTACAACTAAAGGATTCGATTGCAGTGGATTTATCCAATATTCATACAAGAAGAACGGTAAGTCTATAGCTAGAACAACAACCGGGCAATTCAAACAATCATCAAAAATTAAATCACCAAAACCTGGAGATCTAGTATTCTTCCATAACACTTACCGCAAAGGGATTTCCCACGTAGGAATCTATGTCGGAAACAATAAATTTGTTCATGCTGGTGGCAAGAAGTCCGAAGTCGTCAGCCTGAATAATCCGTACTGGAAATCTAAATTCAACAGTTTCAGAAGAATATAA
- a CDS encoding general stress protein yields the protein MDEPISKTFIGVYYKDADLLSKIEELKEIGYIDKNIYVIAKNETDVSMLRSRTGADVYSAYDTWTDRFMSFLTGENHIKQMMYGIGMDTIQVDRYYEEVQHGGMMLYVDEGWAYSVYSKDEPFNTDGLSPRASKPVVDHTKTTEPITEDTASEPSYGGYEPLQNPSQPEVLQATHRDDTIQTNDLTSEEENVVVSEQIEDEDPSAFPKR from the coding sequence ATGGATGAACCTATAAGCAAGACATTTATTGGTGTATATTACAAAGATGCTGACCTTCTAAGTAAGATAGAAGAATTAAAAGAAATTGGTTATATCGACAAAAATATTTATGTAATCGCTAAAAATGAAACCGATGTATCGATGCTACGTAGTCGAACGGGCGCAGATGTGTACTCCGCATATGATACATGGACAGATCGCTTTATGAGCTTCTTAACCGGAGAAAATCATATTAAACAAATGATGTATGGCATCGGAATGGATACGATTCAAGTAGATCGCTATTACGAAGAAGTTCAACACGGTGGCATGATGTTATATGTAGATGAAGGGTGGGCTTACAGCGTGTATTCGAAAGACGAGCCTTTCAATACAGACGGATTATCGCCCCGTGCTTCTAAGCCTGTCGTTGATCATACTAAAACGACAGAACCCATCACTGAGGATACCGCGTCTGAGCCGTCATATGGCGGATATGAACCTTTGCAAAACCCTTCTCAACCAGAGGTTCTACAAGCAACCCATCGAGACGATACAATCCAAACGAATGACCTGACCTCTGAAGAAGAGAATGTTGTAGTATCCGAACAAATTGAAGATGAAGATCCTTCTGCTTTCCCTAAAAGATAA
- a CDS encoding S-layer homology domain-containing protein yields the protein MKSQSKKKYSKYLTGVASAALVASAVAPVVSAADFNDVVDTNSHKEAIDALAATGVISGYPDGSFKPNKTLTRSDVVKLMGKWLVSKGYTIPTDYKTNPRFTDLTSKSNDELLQSAAIVKDNDVFRGYEDGSLGAAGSITRENMAVVLVRAFDSVNKTSLLTYVQEQEFDRDVVDLNKAKAEARTAIDVLDYFDITNPIAPNFRPKETTTRAQFASFLYKTIQVEVPGEEPEAPEVSEITSVTATDEMQLELTGKNLHMLKAEQLKIEGNELASFKANEDGTKATIELKNELTSGKEMTLDLTTKAEEEGEEDVVTSYKFTYELTVEKVTATTTQVKAGEAGQKLMFNIDGKPADMKKLTDAGYTVAYQSTKPSVFSDQTTGTLTSLAVGNNFSYQVVITDKDGKKVESELVDVKVVDFGATFADITEVEITQAGTMVGSGRISLEDGQTDVKVTKAVTLSGVTKTNPNATYTSSNPSVATVTSDGKVTPISTGEVTIVAKVGDVTKNIKLTVGVGKRMATSATLSSTESKLLKDSEQDITVTVKDQYNDLFNGQLTAESKDPEVATATVGTSENGVTTVKVKALKAGSTTVQIKSGETVLGTITVSGSEDNVVATRKLETITATDDLTIDAIEGSQDGTVKLAWNQYNSQGFLIAKDLIPMDDYTVTSSDSSIATVSKDGNGVITVKAVKAGTTNVEIKEGNILRATATITVDDSTPTISSVVFEDTKAITTESVDMQVLKQEGIKLTSTEFTPGMDDDGKIFITNNNKKITLGTIAKDYSGSADDVTELELDGGQLGGTVKAGAQGTLVVSVKNEGQSTPVGTKTIEVNVPASN from the coding sequence ATGAAATCACAATCAAAAAAGAAGTACAGTAAGTATCTAACAGGTGTAGCGTCAGCGGCATTGGTAGCATCAGCAGTGGCACCAGTTGTCAGTGCAGCAGACTTCAATGACGTGGTGGACACTAACTCACACAAGGAGGCAATTGACGCACTAGCAGCAACAGGTGTGATCAGTGGTTATCCGGATGGTTCATTCAAGCCTAATAAGACTTTAACTCGTTCCGACGTAGTAAAGTTAATGGGAAAATGGCTTGTATCAAAAGGTTATACAATTCCGACAGACTATAAAACAAATCCACGCTTCACAGATTTAACTTCTAAGTCGAATGACGAATTGTTGCAATCTGCAGCAATCGTAAAAGATAACGATGTATTTAGAGGATATGAAGATGGATCATTAGGCGCAGCTGGATCCATTACCCGTGAAAATATGGCGGTTGTATTGGTTCGTGCATTTGATTCAGTAAATAAAACGAGCTTATTAACATATGTGCAAGAACAAGAATTTGATAGAGATGTAGTAGATTTGAATAAGGCAAAAGCTGAAGCACGTACTGCAATCGATGTATTAGACTACTTCGACATTACAAACCCAATTGCACCAAACTTCAGACCAAAAGAAACTACAACACGCGCACAATTCGCTTCATTCCTGTACAAAACGATTCAAGTGGAAGTACCTGGAGAAGAACCAGAAGCTCCAGAAGTATCTGAAATTACATCGGTTACAGCAACTGATGAAATGCAACTTGAGCTAACAGGTAAGAATTTGCACATGTTGAAAGCAGAGCAGTTGAAAATTGAAGGAAATGAACTAGCTTCATTCAAAGCGAACGAAGACGGTACAAAAGCGACAATCGAACTAAAAAACGAACTTACGTCGGGTAAAGAAATGACTCTTGACTTGACGACTAAAGCCGAAGAAGAAGGCGAAGAAGATGTAGTGACTTCTTACAAGTTTACGTACGAGTTGACAGTTGAGAAAGTTACGGCTACTACGACTCAAGTGAAAGCTGGCGAGGCTGGTCAGAAGTTGATGTTCAACATTGACGGTAAACCTGCTGACATGAAGAAGTTGACGGATGCTGGTTACACGGTTGCGTACCAGTCTACTAAGCCGAGTGTATTCTCGGATCAGACGACTGGAACTTTGACTTCACTTGCTGTGGGTAATAACTTCTCTTATCAAGTTGTCATTACTGATAAAGATGGAAAAAAAGTCGAATCTGAATTAGTAGATGTTAAAGTAGTAGATTTCGGTGCTACATTTGCTGACATTACTGAAGTTGAAATTACGCAAGCGGGTACAATGGTAGGTAGTGGTAGAATTTCACTCGAAGATGGACAGACTGATGTTAAAGTAACAAAAGCCGTGACACTTAGCGGCGTAACAAAGACTAATCCTAATGCAACATACACATCTTCCAATCCAAGCGTGGCAACAGTCACTTCGGATGGTAAAGTGACGCCTATCAGCACTGGAGAAGTTACAATTGTAGCTAAAGTCGGTGATGTAACGAAAAACATTAAGCTTACAGTTGGTGTAGGTAAACGCATGGCGACTAGTGCTACACTTTCATCTACTGAATCTAAGTTACTCAAAGACTCTGAACAAGATATTACTGTAACAGTGAAAGATCAGTACAACGATCTTTTCAATGGTCAACTAACAGCAGAATCTAAAGACCCTGAAGTTGCAACTGCTACTGTGGGGACATCTGAAAATGGCGTTACAACAGTAAAAGTGAAAGCATTAAAAGCTGGATCTACGACTGTTCAAATTAAATCAGGTGAAACAGTTCTAGGTACTATTACTGTATCTGGATCTGAAGATAATGTAGTAGCTACTAGAAAACTTGAAACAATCACTGCAACTGATGATTTGACTATCGATGCAATTGAAGGTTCACAAGACGGAACAGTCAAACTAGCTTGGAATCAATACAATAGCCAAGGTTTCCTTATAGCTAAAGATTTAATTCCTATGGACGACTACACTGTAACGTCTTCTGATAGCTCCATCGCAACGGTTTCTAAGGATGGTAATGGTGTCATAACGGTTAAAGCTGTAAAGGCCGGTACAACTAATGTAGAAATTAAAGAAGGAAATATTTTAAGAGCGACAGCTACTATTACAGTAGATGATTCGACTCCAACTATTTCATCCGTAGTATTTGAAGATACTAAAGCTATTACTACCGAATCTGTTGATATGCAAGTATTAAAGCAAGAAGGCATTAAATTAACGTCAACTGAATTCACTCCGGGTATGGATGACGACGGTAAAATATTCATTACGAATAATAACAAGAAAATTACACTAGGCACAATTGCAAAAGACTATTCAGGTAGTGCTGACGATGTTACGGAATTAGAATTAGACGGTGGTCAACTTGGTGGTACTGTAAAAGCTGGTGCTCAAGGTACCCTAGTTGTAAGTGTGAAAAATGAAGGACAATCTACTCCGGTTGGTACAAAAACAATCGAAGTAAATGTCCCTGCAAGCAACTAA